A genomic region of Janthinobacterium lividum contains the following coding sequences:
- a CDS encoding MutS-related protein: MSPSPSLFARLRPWLRQFASLPEPAELDYPFVASDIAMLQRIEGGLPQLDSQTWDEMLLDAYHTQLATQVSILGQQRLHQRLAGGTADAASRARIAALLAAPAQLAVLEQAMLPLRTADAEVAALLCGAAPPAAPWWSRWLLLPTLVLLASLLAAWLFAPLAWAVAVPVWFLLMALQMRFHDRCKPWERSVFTLQQILLVHGRLGALETAFTADLREGGWAAGVINRQITPGRWIKMIPLLSEYDDWLMLGNIRRYFHSLRVVRRERAFLRQSFLLLADLEADLALARHLRGRAQFCWAQDAGARQLSLDAMVHPLLDGAVPLSLRLDGRGAFISGQNAVGKSTLLRGVGLNLISARAFGFCYAHAARVPMLPLYSSMQNEDSLDGGESLYIAELRRARELLALAEEGVPALFLIDEIFRATNHLESVAAAAAVLHSLAARHLVIVSSHNLVLGPLLEDCLAPWCVGRDDAGALLLAPGVLQATNGIALLAQRGFDAGIADKAGRVFDWLSTHMAQPADCGGVLERA, from the coding sequence ATGTCGCCTTCGCCCTCCCTTTTTGCCCGCCTGCGTCCTTGGCTGCGTCAGTTTGCCAGCCTGCCCGAACCGGCGGAACTCGATTATCCATTTGTCGCCAGCGACATCGCCATGTTGCAAAGGATCGAGGGTGGTTTGCCCCAGCTCGATAGCCAGACGTGGGATGAAATGCTGCTGGACGCCTACCATACGCAGCTTGCCACGCAGGTCAGCATTCTCGGTCAGCAGCGATTGCATCAACGCCTGGCAGGTGGCACGGCGGACGCCGCCTCGCGGGCGCGCATCGCTGCGTTGCTGGCGGCGCCGGCACAGCTGGCGGTGCTCGAGCAAGCCATGCTGCCGCTGCGCACGGCGGACGCGGAAGTGGCGGCGCTGCTGTGCGGCGCAGCGCCACCAGCAGCACCGTGGTGGAGCCGCTGGTTGCTGCTGCCGACACTGGTGCTGCTGGCGTCGCTGCTGGCCGCGTGGCTGTTTGCGCCGCTGGCATGGGCCGTCGCGGTACCCGTCTGGTTCTTGCTGATGGCGTTGCAGATGCGTTTTCACGACCGTTGCAAACCGTGGGAGCGCAGCGTCTTTACGTTACAGCAGATACTGCTGGTGCATGGTCGACTGGGGGCGCTCGAGACTGCGTTCACGGCGGACCTGCGGGAAGGCGGGTGGGCTGCCGGCGTGATCAACCGGCAGATCACGCCAGGGCGCTGGATCAAGATGATTCCCCTGCTGAGCGAATATGACGACTGGCTCATGCTGGGCAATATCCGGCGCTACTTTCACAGCCTGCGCGTGGTGCGGCGCGAACGCGCCTTCTTGCGTCAGAGTTTCCTGCTGCTGGCCGACCTGGAAGCGGACCTGGCCCTGGCGCGTCATCTGCGCGGCCGCGCGCAGTTCTGCTGGGCGCAGGACGCCGGCGCGCGGCAATTGTCGCTCGACGCCATGGTGCATCCGCTGCTCGATGGCGCCGTACCGCTATCGTTGCGGCTCGATGGCCGCGGCGCCTTTATTTCGGGGCAGAATGCGGTGGGAAAAAGTACCTTGCTGCGCGGTGTGGGGCTCAATCTGATCAGTGCACGCGCCTTTGGCTTTTGCTATGCCCATGCTGCCCGGGTACCCATGCTGCCCCTGTATTCGAGCATGCAAAACGAGGACTCGCTCGACGGCGGCGAAAGTCTCTATATCGCCGAATTGCGGCGCGCGCGCGAATTGCTGGCGCTGGCCGAGGAGGGCGTGCCGGCGCTGTTCCTGATCGATGAAATCTTCCGCGCCACGAACCACCTCGAATCCGTGGCGGCGGCCGCCGCCGTGCTGCATTCCCTGGCCGCGCGCCACCTGGTGATCGTCTCGTCGCACAATCTGGTATTGGGGCCGCTGCTGGAAGACTGCCTGGCGCCGTGGTGCGTGGGCCGCGATGACGCCGGCGCGCTGCTGCTGGCGCCGGGCGTGCTGCAGGCCACGAATGGCATCGCCCTGCTGGCGCAGCGCGGCTTTGACGCCGGTATCGCAGACAAGGCCGGGCGCGTCTTCGACTGGCTCAGCACGCACATGGCGCAGCCGGCCGATTGCGGCGGCGTGCTCGAACGGGCCTGA